The following coding sequences lie in one Streptomyces venezuelae genomic window:
- a CDS encoding response regulator, which yields MTVRVLLVDDQPLIRTALSMVITEAPDIEVAGEAANGDEAVRLCAELRPDVVVMDIRMPGMDGIEATRLITSGATPAHVVVLTTFDDDEYVYGALRAGAAGFLVKDMALDDILAAVRTVATGDGLLAPGVTRRLIKEFAGRPESVPPREVSISGITDREREVLTLVGRGLSNSEIAAELCLSVATAKTYLTRLLAKLDARDRVQLVIIAYEKGLVSTAS from the coding sequence GTGACGGTCCGCGTGCTGCTGGTCGACGACCAGCCCCTGATCCGCACCGCGCTGAGCATGGTCATCACCGAGGCCCCGGACATCGAGGTCGCCGGTGAGGCCGCCAACGGCGACGAGGCGGTCCGGCTCTGCGCCGAACTGCGCCCCGACGTCGTGGTGATGGACATCCGGATGCCCGGCATGGACGGCATCGAGGCGACGCGCCTGATCACGTCGGGCGCCACGCCCGCGCACGTCGTCGTCCTGACCACGTTCGACGACGACGAATACGTGTACGGGGCGCTGCGCGCGGGCGCAGCCGGATTCCTCGTCAAGGACATGGCGCTGGACGACATCCTCGCGGCGGTGCGCACGGTCGCGACCGGCGACGGTCTGCTCGCGCCGGGCGTCACCCGCCGCCTGATCAAGGAGTTCGCGGGCCGCCCCGAGTCGGTACCGCCGCGCGAGGTGTCGATCTCCGGCATCACGGACCGCGAGCGCGAGGTGCTCACCCTGGTGGGGCGCGGCCTCTCGAACTCCGAGATAGCCGCGGAGCTCTGTCTGAGCGTCGCCACGGCGAAGACGTACCTGACCCGCCTCCTGGCGAAGCTCGACGCGAGGGACCGGGTGCAGCTGGTGATCATCGCGTACGAGAAGGGGCTCGTGTCGACGGCGTCCTGA
- a CDS encoding sensor histidine kinase: protein MSATPSLPLLKYAPPSVCVAVSWCSGTLFGARAYYGISWLPTSTVPAPGPWQWLLVAVAAGAVLGASRLLSRRPLLSLALLIGASYVATHAIGATNLGFLQYAAVDIAMGSVVATAARGTRVAAVVMALCAHPLHALLRQLLGLPTRLEHNLTSSWSDWQTAVLLAVVAWLVGDSVRRTRAYTERLGAQAAAQAVTAERLRIAREMHDTVAHSIGIIALQAGAAARVVETQPAGAREAMTAVEKAGRETLAGLRRMVVALRESEPGEDRERNPQREPAPRGPAEGLADVDRMAASTTAAGVRVDVVWRGERRPLPADIDLSAFRIIQESVTNVVRHAGTASCTVSVDYREEELTIEIEDAGRGGTGPSRGSGHGAGFGLVGMGERVALLHGEFNAAPRPGGGFLVSATLPVPAAAGAR, encoded by the coding sequence ATGTCAGCCACCCCGTCCCTCCCGCTGCTCAAGTACGCCCCGCCGAGCGTCTGCGTGGCCGTGTCCTGGTGCTCGGGCACCCTGTTCGGGGCGCGGGCGTACTACGGGATCTCGTGGCTGCCGACGAGCACGGTGCCGGCGCCCGGCCCGTGGCAGTGGCTGCTGGTGGCCGTCGCCGCCGGGGCGGTGCTGGGGGCGAGCCGCCTGCTGAGCCGACGCCCGCTGCTGTCCCTGGCGCTGCTGATCGGCGCCTCGTACGTCGCGACGCATGCGATCGGCGCGACGAACCTGGGTTTCCTGCAGTACGCGGCGGTGGACATCGCCATGGGTTCCGTCGTGGCGACCGCCGCCCGCGGCACCCGCGTCGCCGCCGTCGTCATGGCCCTCTGCGCCCACCCCCTGCACGCCCTCCTCCGGCAGCTGCTCGGACTCCCCACGCGCCTTGAGCACAACCTCACGTCCAGCTGGTCCGACTGGCAGACCGCCGTCCTGCTGGCCGTCGTCGCCTGGCTGGTCGGCGACTCGGTGCGCCGGACCCGCGCCTATACGGAGCGGCTCGGCGCGCAGGCCGCCGCGCAGGCCGTCACCGCGGAACGGCTGCGCATCGCGCGGGAGATGCACGACACGGTGGCCCACAGCATCGGCATCATCGCGCTGCAGGCGGGCGCGGCGGCCCGGGTCGTCGAGACCCAGCCCGCCGGGGCGCGCGAGGCGATGACCGCCGTGGAGAAGGCCGGCCGGGAGACGCTGGCCGGGCTGCGCCGGATGGTGGTGGCGCTGCGCGAGAGCGAGCCGGGCGAGGACCGGGAGCGAAATCCGCAGCGGGAACCCGCGCCGCGCGGGCCCGCCGAAGGCCTCGCGGACGTCGACAGGATGGCCGCGTCGACGACGGCCGCGGGGGTGCGCGTCGACGTGGTGTGGCGGGGCGAGCGGCGGCCGTTGCCCGCGGACATCGACCTGTCGGCGTTCCGCATCATCCAGGAGTCCGTCACCAACGTGGTGCGGCACGCGGGCACGGCGTCCTGCACGGTGTCCGTGGACTATCGCGAGGAGGAGCTCACCATCGAGATCGAGGATGCGGGAAGAGGCGGCACCGGACCGTCCCGCGGTTCGGGGCACGGCGCAGGATTCGGCCTGGTCGGCATGGGCGAGCGGGTCGCCCTGCTGCACGGCGAGTTCAATGCCGCACCGCGCCCCGGCGGCGGCTTCCTGGTCAGCGCCACGCTGCCCGTGCCGGCCGCGGCGGGTGCCCGGTGA
- a CDS encoding PRC-barrel domain-containing protein → MTSSVPAALMSASDLTKRPVVTLGGEAVAQVKDVVLDGAGGRIAGFTLAGRGLLSGPLRKSLPWAAVHALGVDAVMITSAEALEDKSAVASWEKESGGLVRGARVLTDQGVQVGTVLDVVVEAGREGRIVGVEMSSTEALGRHGRTVFLPLGDHPAMTGDTLLVPAQDTEHAVEELGELATALWRKRLARPGTTGPGGTDLPMTGEERTS, encoded by the coding sequence ATGACGTCGTCCGTCCCCGCGGCGCTGATGTCGGCGAGCGATCTGACCAAGCGTCCGGTGGTCACGCTGGGCGGCGAGGCGGTCGCCCAGGTCAAGGACGTCGTGCTCGACGGCGCGGGCGGCCGCATAGCCGGGTTCACGCTGGCCGGCCGGGGGCTGCTCTCCGGTCCGCTGCGCAAGAGCCTGCCGTGGGCGGCGGTGCACGCGCTGGGCGTGGACGCCGTGATGATCACCTCGGCCGAGGCCCTGGAGGACAAGTCGGCCGTCGCCTCCTGGGAGAAGGAGTCCGGCGGCCTCGTCCGCGGGGCGCGCGTGCTGACGGACCAGGGGGTGCAGGTGGGCACCGTCCTGGACGTGGTGGTCGAGGCGGGCCGCGAAGGCCGGATCGTCGGCGTGGAGATGTCGTCCACGGAGGCGCTCGGCCGGCACGGGCGCACGGTGTTCCTGCCGCTCGGCGACCACCCCGCCATGACCGGCGACACACTGCTGGTACCGGCGCAGGACACCGAGCACGCCGTCGAGGAACTCGGCGAACTGGCCACGGCGTTGTGGCGCAAGCGGCTCGCCCGTCCCGGCACGACGGGTCCGGGCGGGACGGATCTCCCCATGACCGGTGAGGAGCGGACCTCGTGA
- a CDS encoding ATP-binding protein, translating to MRTQRAPLTRPPETATFDKRPEAVADARDLTRAFVAGLSPAVEERKASSIELVVSELVTNVVRHARGTLCSLRLQARKDVVTVAVSDADPRPPRERTPDLMGNTGGFGWPMVRRLARVVTVTLDASSKTIRAELAR from the coding sequence ATGCGGACGCAGCGCGCACCGCTCACCCGACCGCCGGAAACGGCCACCTTCGACAAGAGACCCGAAGCGGTCGCCGACGCACGGGACCTCACCCGGGCCTTCGTCGCCGGACTGTCCCCGGCGGTGGAGGAGCGCAAGGCGTCGAGCATCGAGCTCGTCGTCTCCGAACTCGTCACCAACGTGGTCCGGCACGCCCGCGGCACCCTGTGCTCCCTGCGGCTCCAGGCCCGCAAGGACGTCGTCACGGTCGCCGTCTCCGACGCGGACCCGCGGCCCCCGCGGGAGCGCACGCCCGATCTCATGGGCAATACGGGCGGGTTCGGCTGGCCGATGGTGCGGCGCCTGGCGCGCGTGGTGACCGTCACCCTGGACGCGTCCAGCAAGACGATACGGGCGGAACTGGCTCGGTAG
- a CDS encoding PP2C family protein-serine/threonine phosphatase codes for MAVERALRTSAPHALLETVRNALIGRYTACSVDLLMADYAMTILQPVDALPHTASPVPVDGSPAGRAFGAQEPYIETGADGDPVTVHLPVSVRGDRTGILSVRLPAKACDAGTVRELCDIAEVLGHEIVVAERDTDLYLQARRADRLTLAAEMQWELLPGRSCSRPEYDIGAQLEPAYAIHGDNFDWSASAEDLTLTVTNGMGEGIEAALLTSLAINALRNARRAGLSLTDQACLADQAVYGHYQGAVHLSMLLLRFDLATGETEIIDAGSPRMWRVRGGKAEPIELDAQLPLGMAEDTPYSAERFRAEPGDRLLFVSDGVYDVASPTGERYSERALTRAMTSTRLLPPSQVPRAVLHELSWHRGPAAADDDAMILCLDWRGRP; via the coding sequence ATGGCTGTGGAGCGAGCCCTGCGCACCTCAGCACCGCACGCTCTCCTCGAAACAGTGCGGAACGCGCTCATCGGCCGCTACACAGCCTGCTCGGTCGACCTGCTCATGGCCGACTACGCGATGACCATACTCCAACCGGTCGACGCGCTGCCGCACACGGCGTCGCCCGTGCCGGTCGACGGCAGCCCGGCGGGACGCGCCTTCGGCGCGCAGGAACCGTACATCGAGACCGGCGCCGACGGAGACCCCGTCACCGTCCACCTGCCGGTGAGCGTGCGCGGCGACCGCACCGGCATCCTCAGCGTCCGCCTCCCCGCGAAGGCCTGCGACGCGGGGACCGTGCGCGAGCTCTGCGACATCGCCGAGGTCCTCGGGCACGAGATCGTCGTCGCGGAACGGGACACCGACCTCTACCTCCAGGCACGCCGCGCCGACCGACTCACCCTCGCCGCCGAGATGCAGTGGGAACTGCTGCCCGGCCGCTCCTGCTCCCGTCCCGAGTACGACATCGGCGCCCAGCTCGAACCGGCGTACGCGATCCACGGCGACAACTTCGACTGGTCGGCGTCCGCCGAGGACCTCACCCTCACCGTCACCAACGGCATGGGCGAGGGCATCGAGGCCGCGCTCCTCACCAGCCTGGCCATCAACGCCCTGCGCAACGCGCGCCGGGCCGGACTGTCCCTGACCGACCAGGCCTGCCTGGCCGACCAGGCCGTGTACGGCCACTACCAAGGCGCCGTGCACCTCTCCATGCTCCTCCTGCGCTTCGATCTGGCCACGGGCGAGACGGAGATCATCGACGCGGGCTCCCCGCGGATGTGGCGCGTACGCGGCGGCAAGGCCGAGCCCATAGAGCTGGACGCACAGCTTCCGCTCGGCATGGCCGAGGACACGCCCTACAGCGCGGAGCGCTTCCGCGCCGAGCCCGGCGACCGGCTGCTGTTCGTCAGCGACGGTGTCTACGACGTGGCGTCCCCGACGGGTGAGCGCTACAGCGAGCGCGCCCTCACCCGGGCGATGACCAGCACCCGCCTCCTGCCGCCCTCGCAGGTCCCGCGCGCGGTGCTCCACGAGCTGTCCTGGCACCGCGGCCCCGCCGCCGCCGACGACGACGCGATGATCCTCTGTCTGGACTGGCGGGGCCGCCCCTGA
- a CDS encoding MarR family winged helix-turn-helix transcriptional regulator → MDSETSVRGGQDAATHAAREVIELLEVLWSRGRDIAPTAPVSSSQLRVLYVLDGAQGINLRTLGECLGSAPSSVSRMCDRLHALGFIERSLSSASRRELELRLSSRGKNYLNELRARRESALLDAISAMHPAERSALVRGLSGFQRSVEDTAPGTVSGTVPGRRPPARDGTAESA, encoded by the coding sequence ATGGACTCCGAAACTTCCGTCAGGGGCGGTCAGGATGCGGCCACGCATGCTGCCCGGGAAGTCATCGAACTGCTCGAGGTGCTGTGGAGCAGGGGCAGGGACATCGCCCCGACAGCACCCGTTTCGTCGTCACAGCTGCGTGTGCTGTACGTCCTGGACGGCGCGCAGGGCATCAACCTGCGGACGCTCGGCGAGTGTCTGGGGTCGGCGCCGTCTTCGGTGAGTCGTATGTGTGACCGCCTTCATGCCCTGGGCTTCATCGAGCGCTCCCTCAGTTCAGCCAGCCGCCGTGAGCTCGAACTGCGCTTGTCGAGCCGGGGCAAAAATTACCTCAACGAACTGCGGGCCCGCCGGGAGAGTGCGTTGCTTGACGCCATTTCGGCGATGCACCCCGCGGAGCGCTCCGCGCTGGTGCGCGGCCTGAGCGGCTTCCAGCGGTCGGTGGAGGACACCGCCCCCGGGACCGTCTCCGGGACTGTCCCCGGGCGAAGGCCCCCCGCGCGGGACGGTACCGCCGAGTCCGCTTGA
- a CDS encoding STAS domain-containing protein — MNSSESEARLRVIAALREQGEKVADRWVELQSELAVLETGVTEAELNEEADSLVEALLAGLETELPARDVVGSHPGLRQCVTDLSLRRARGGATPTATSQAVLALKEALLEAVQQETRDVTALYHAALFINRLLDTAGAMSFDIYVEGREEIIRRQSRQLLEVSTPVVRLWDHVLAVPLIGTLDTTRTQVVMENLLEAIERDEAQVAIIDITGVPTVDTAVAHHLMQTVNAVRLMGADCVISGIRPPIAQIIAQLGIDLSAILTRSTLADALAAAIPMLTDQPMQRASLADAR; from the coding sequence ATGAACTCCAGTGAGTCCGAAGCCCGGTTGCGCGTCATCGCCGCTCTGCGCGAGCAGGGGGAGAAGGTCGCCGACCGCTGGGTCGAGCTCCAGTCGGAACTGGCGGTCCTGGAGACCGGCGTCACCGAGGCGGAGCTGAACGAAGAGGCCGACTCCTTGGTCGAGGCGCTGCTCGCCGGCCTGGAGACCGAGCTGCCCGCGCGGGACGTGGTGGGCTCCCACCCCGGTCTCCGCCAGTGCGTCACCGACCTCTCGCTGCGCCGCGCCAGAGGCGGCGCCACCCCCACGGCGACCTCGCAGGCCGTACTGGCGCTCAAGGAAGCGCTGTTGGAGGCGGTGCAGCAGGAGACGCGGGACGTGACCGCGCTCTACCACGCGGCGCTCTTCATCAACCGCCTGCTCGACACCGCGGGCGCCATGTCCTTCGACATCTACGTGGAAGGACGCGAGGAGATCATCCGGCGGCAGAGCCGCCAGCTCCTCGAGGTGTCCACCCCGGTGGTGCGCCTGTGGGACCACGTGCTCGCCGTACCGCTGATCGGGACGCTCGACACGACCCGTACGCAGGTCGTGATGGAGAACCTCCTCGAGGCCATCGAGCGGGACGAGGCGCAGGTCGCGATCATCGACATCACCGGTGTGCCCACCGTGGACACGGCCGTGGCGCACCACCTGATGCAGACGGTCAACGCCGTACGGCTGATGGGCGCCGACTGCGTGATCAGCGGCATCCGGCCGCCGATCGCCCAGATCATCGCTCAGCTCGGCATCGACCTGTCGGCCATCCTGACGCGGTCGACGCTGGCCGACGCACTCGCCGCGGCCATCCCCATGCTCACGGACCAGCCGATGCAGCGGGCCTCTCTAGCGGATGCGCGGTGA
- a CDS encoding STAS domain-containing protein has product MSGVPILRLGDVLVTGLLNELDDKAAVAVTEELTERIVADRARAILIDISRLEIIDSFVARTLMELTTTARLLGARVIVAGMRPAVAITLVELGLELSGVETTLNAEQGMIALGWQPAPRPPKGAPVVPLR; this is encoded by the coding sequence TTGAGCGGAGTCCCGATCCTGCGCCTGGGCGATGTGCTGGTCACCGGCCTGCTCAATGAACTCGACGACAAGGCGGCCGTCGCCGTCACCGAGGAGCTGACCGAGCGCATCGTCGCCGACCGTGCGCGCGCGATCCTCATCGACATCTCGCGGCTCGAGATCATCGACTCGTTCGTGGCCCGTACGCTGATGGAACTGACCACCACGGCCCGGCTGCTCGGCGCCCGGGTGATAGTGGCCGGCATGCGGCCGGCCGTCGCCATCACCCTGGTGGAACTCGGCCTGGAGCTGTCCGGTGTGGAGACGACCCTCAACGCGGAGCAGGGCATGATCGCGTTGGGCTGGCAACCGGCTCCTCGACCCCCAAAGGGGGCCCCCGTTGTCCCTCTACGGTGA
- a CDS encoding anti-sigma regulatory factor → MSLYGDLDKVTALPAPTRSASGQDGDVRTVHAIRSEEDLLTVRHAVRDATQRAGFGLVDQTRIVTAASELARNAYVHGGGGTLSLETVGQGDRCGLRLEVSDEGPGIADLDQAFTDGYTTGAGLGHGLGGARRLMHEFHVDSSPGLGTTITAVRWNERR, encoded by the coding sequence TTGTCCCTCTACGGTGATCTCGACAAGGTGACCGCCCTGCCTGCCCCGACGCGCTCCGCGAGCGGACAGGACGGCGACGTCCGGACCGTCCACGCCATCCGCTCGGAGGAGGACCTCCTCACCGTGCGGCACGCGGTGCGGGACGCGACGCAGCGCGCCGGCTTCGGGCTCGTCGACCAGACGCGCATCGTCACCGCCGCCAGCGAACTCGCCCGCAACGCCTATGTGCACGGCGGGGGCGGCACCCTGTCCCTGGAGACCGTCGGACAGGGCGACCGGTGCGGGCTGCGCCTGGAGGTGAGCGACGAGGGCCCCGGCATCGCCGACCTCGACCAGGCGTTCACCGACGGGTACACGACCGGTGCCGGACTCGGGCACGGCCTGGGCGGCGCCCGCCGTCTCATGCACGAGTTCCACGTGGACTCGTCGCCGGGCCTCGGCACCACCATCACGGCCGTGCGCTGGAACGAACGACGATGA
- a CDS encoding SpoIIE family protein phosphatase, which produces MNTGSTVRTLHIAIDHPSAVQSAADQARSLATACEMPGALPDQAAVLASELASNIIKHARNGALFVQRSPLVGGMDVIAVDSGPGMRDIGLSLRDGYSTTKTMGAGLGAARRIATDFAIRSTTELGTLAHARIAPPGAARSAGATGALCLPADGEDASGDGYAVAEQDGIRTALVIDGLGHGPEAAAATQRAERTFLAHPHAPLAEIMTALHKALRHTRGAAVAALRVAPGRAEYCGVGNVRAVTLTSEGVNHQLTGQAGIVGYTLPTPRSRFVDLTPHTSVVLHTDGIDHRWAYAATAARLTLPPALLAASLAHTHRRRRDDATVLALGPHLGMR; this is translated from the coding sequence ATGAACACCGGCTCGACCGTACGCACTCTGCACATCGCCATAGATCATCCGAGCGCCGTGCAGAGCGCGGCCGACCAGGCCCGCTCGCTCGCGACCGCCTGCGAGATGCCGGGCGCGCTGCCCGACCAGGCGGCGGTCCTCGCGAGCGAGCTGGCCAGCAACATCATCAAGCACGCGCGCAACGGCGCCCTGTTCGTCCAGCGCTCGCCGCTCGTCGGCGGCATGGACGTGATCGCCGTCGACAGCGGCCCCGGCATGCGCGACATCGGACTGAGCCTCAGGGACGGGTACAGCACCACCAAGACGATGGGCGCGGGTCTCGGTGCCGCACGCCGCATCGCCACCGACTTCGCCATCCGCTCCACCACGGAGCTCGGCACGCTCGCCCACGCCCGCATCGCCCCGCCCGGCGCCGCACGGTCCGCGGGCGCCACCGGAGCGCTGTGCCTGCCCGCCGACGGGGAGGACGCCAGCGGCGACGGATACGCCGTCGCCGAACAGGACGGCATACGCACCGCTTTGGTCATCGACGGCCTCGGCCACGGACCCGAGGCGGCCGCCGCGACCCAGCGGGCCGAGCGCACCTTCCTCGCCCACCCCCACGCCCCGCTGGCCGAGATCATGACAGCGCTGCACAAAGCACTGCGACACACCCGCGGCGCCGCCGTCGCCGCCCTGCGCGTCGCCCCCGGACGCGCCGAATACTGTGGCGTGGGCAATGTCCGCGCCGTGACGCTGACCTCGGAAGGCGTCAACCACCAGCTCACCGGGCAGGCGGGCATTGTCGGATACACCCTGCCCACCCCGAGGAGCCGGTTCGTGGACCTGACCCCGCACACCAGCGTCGTCCTGCACACCGACGGCATCGACCACCGCTGGGCCTACGCCGCCACGGCCGCGCGCCTCACCCTGCCCCCGGCACTCCTCGCGGCCTCGCTGGCCCACACGCACCGACGTCGCCGCGACGATGCCACCGTCCTCGCTCTTGGCCCCCACCTGGGAATGAGATGA
- a CDS encoding PP2C family protein-serine/threonine phosphatase, with protein MTRETVRTLAALRHTVRSIALGHRLPADERARLVQSLSEVAAPVLGGGRPVTLLSGRGTDEDGERRLTLALRLPHQASGADPVTDPLPHGAQARPDGTVVWNLPLPDGRSASRPAALRAATVRHDDADVALLEEELRAALARADALADEHRRLKDELAETNSGVLALYVQLEERDEQLRTAHGRTLRALEDALRPRPLHVAGLELAVHYAPASDDAPTGGDLYDWFTLPDGTVHITVVDALGHGIASTRTALTVTHAVRTLALEGHPLESIVARTDSILAPFDQSVMATLQLARLNPADGRLDLANGSHPPALLCHGDGTTTYLEVRGRGVGFPMPGSERVLTTHLGPDDVLLLYTDGLTESRRDPCEGEARLKDALCRHRVEPTERIPGLVAEELVSEVLHQDDTLAIAVRRTS; from the coding sequence ATGACCCGCGAAACCGTCCGTACGCTCGCGGCGCTGCGGCACACCGTACGAAGCATCGCCCTCGGACACCGCCTGCCCGCCGACGAGCGGGCCCGCCTGGTCCAGTCCCTCAGCGAAGTCGCCGCCCCCGTCCTCGGCGGCGGCCGCCCCGTCACGCTCCTGAGCGGACGCGGCACCGACGAGGACGGCGAACGCCGGCTGACCCTCGCCCTGCGCCTGCCCCACCAGGCCTCCGGCGCGGACCCGGTGACGGACCCCCTGCCGCACGGCGCACAGGCCCGCCCCGACGGGACCGTCGTGTGGAACCTCCCCCTGCCCGACGGACGGTCCGCGAGCCGCCCCGCGGCCCTGCGCGCGGCGACGGTACGGCACGACGACGCCGACGTCGCGCTCCTGGAGGAGGAGCTGCGCGCGGCGCTGGCCCGCGCCGACGCCCTCGCCGACGAGCACCGCAGGCTCAAGGACGAACTGGCCGAGACCAACAGCGGGGTCCTGGCCCTCTATGTACAGCTCGAAGAGCGCGACGAGCAGCTGCGCACGGCGCACGGCCGCACCCTGCGCGCCCTGGAGGACGCCCTGCGCCCCAGGCCCCTGCACGTCGCGGGACTCGAACTGGCGGTGCACTACGCGCCCGCCAGCGACGACGCCCCGACCGGCGGCGACCTGTACGACTGGTTCACCCTCCCGGACGGCACCGTCCACATCACCGTCGTCGACGCGCTCGGGCACGGCATCGCGAGCACGCGCACCGCCCTCACCGTCACCCACGCGGTGCGCACCCTCGCCCTCGAAGGCCATCCGCTGGAGAGCATCGTGGCCCGCACCGACAGCATCCTGGCGCCCTTCGACCAGAGCGTCATGGCGACCCTGCAGCTGGCCCGCCTCAACCCGGCCGACGGCCGCCTCGACCTCGCCAACGGCAGCCACCCGCCGGCCCTCCTCTGCCACGGCGACGGCACCACCACGTACCTGGAGGTGCGCGGGCGTGGCGTCGGCTTCCCGATGCCCGGCAGCGAGCGCGTCCTGACCACCCACCTCGGCCCCGACGACGTGCTGCTCCTCTACACCGACGGCCTCACCGAGAGCCGCAGGGACCCGTGCGAGGGCGAGGCCCGCCTCAAGGACGCCCTGTGCCGCCACCGCGTCGAGCCGACCGAACGCATCCCGGGCCTGGTGGCCGAAGAGCTGGTCAGTGAGGTGCTTCACCAGGACGACACCCTCGCGATCGCCGTACGGCGCACTTCCTGA
- a CDS encoding DUF6278 family protein, giving the protein MNIPFLDKWRRRHTATDPAKGLAAVFEEDPDGVADLLSECELLRSQASAAGLELDDSPASLAALDQLLPRWRDDPELLPWLGNDAGLYLGTVVVRTVPGATWHVWPGGSPVVRLKTGRDIQVVEAGLDWAVHGAPELSQVYGEASET; this is encoded by the coding sequence ATGAACATCCCGTTCCTCGACAAGTGGCGCAGGCGGCACACCGCGACGGACCCGGCCAAGGGCCTCGCGGCCGTGTTCGAGGAAGACCCGGACGGCGTCGCCGACCTGCTGTCCGAGTGTGAACTGCTCCGGTCCCAGGCCAGTGCCGCGGGGCTCGAACTCGACGACTCACCGGCGTCGTTGGCCGCCCTCGACCAGCTCCTGCCGCGCTGGCGCGACGATCCCGAGCTGCTGCCGTGGCTCGGCAACGACGCGGGCCTCTATCTGGGCACCGTGGTGGTGCGGACGGTGCCGGGCGCGACCTGGCACGTGTGGCCGGGCGGCAGCCCCGTCGTACGGCTGAAGACCGGGCGGGACATCCAGGTGGTCGAGGCGGGACTCGACTGGGCGGTGCACGGCGCCCCCGAGCTGTCGCAGGTCTACGGCGAGGCGTCGGAGACGTAA
- a CDS encoding amino acid ABC transporter ATP-binding protein, translated as MAVDPLIELRDVNKYYGELHVLQDIDLTVGKGEVVVVIGPSGSGKSTLCRTINRLETIQSGEIRLDGRPLPDEGKALARLRAEVGMVFQSFNLFAHKTVLQNVSLAQIKVRGRKKDEAEKRSRELLERVGLSAHADKYPAQLSGGQQQRVAIARALAMDPKALLFDEPTSALDPEMINEVLEVMQQLAREGMTMVVVTHEMGFARSAANRVVFMADGRIVEDRTPEDFFTRPESERAKDFLSKILKH; from the coding sequence ATGGCCGTCGATCCTTTGATCGAGCTGCGTGATGTGAACAAGTACTACGGAGAGCTGCATGTCCTCCAGGACATCGACCTCACCGTCGGCAAGGGGGAGGTGGTCGTGGTCATCGGCCCTTCGGGGTCGGGCAAATCGACACTGTGCCGGACGATCAACCGGCTCGAGACGATCCAGTCGGGGGAGATCAGGCTCGACGGGCGGCCGCTGCCCGACGAGGGGAAGGCGCTCGCGCGGCTCCGTGCCGAAGTCGGCATGGTCTTCCAGTCCTTCAACCTCTTCGCACACAAGACCGTCCTCCAGAACGTCTCCCTCGCACAGATCAAGGTCCGGGGCCGCAAGAAGGACGAGGCGGAGAAGCGTTCCCGCGAACTCCTGGAGCGCGTGGGTCTCTCCGCGCACGCCGACAAGTACCCGGCGCAGCTCTCCGGCGGCCAGCAGCAGCGCGTCGCCATCGCCCGCGCGCTCGCCATGGACCCCAAGGCGCTCCTCTTCGACGAGCCGACCTCGGCCCTCGACCCCGAGATGATCAACGAGGTCCTCGAAGTCATGCAGCAGCTCGCGCGCGAGGGCATGACGATGGTCGTCGTCACCCACGAGATGGGCTTCGCGCGCTCCGCGGCCAACCGGGTCGTCTTCATGGCCGACGGCCGCATCGTCGAGGACCGGACCCCCGAGGACTTCTTCACCCGCCCGGAGAGCGAGCGCGCCAAGGACTTCCTCTCCAAGATCCTCAAGCACTGA